In one Melaminivora jejuensis genomic region, the following are encoded:
- a CDS encoding DUF1778 domain-containing protein: MNSPSLAKTERIDVRTSGPAKQLLQEAARASHKNVSEFLLDAGLTAAAQTLADRRQFLLDEAQWQAFEAALDRPVQHKPRLQALLRESGFLG, translated from the coding sequence ATGAACAGTCCATCCCTCGCCAAGACCGAGCGCATCGACGTCCGCACCAGCGGGCCTGCCAAACAGCTGCTGCAGGAAGCCGCGCGCGCCAGCCATAAGAACGTCAGCGAATTCCTGCTCGACGCCGGCCTCACGGCAGCGGCGCAGACGCTGGCCGATCGGCGCCAGTTTCTGCTCGACGAGGCGCAGTGGCAGGCGTTCGAAGCCGCCCTCGATCGCCCGGTACAGCACAAGCCGCGCCTGCAAGCGTTGCTGCGCGAGTCAGGATTCCTCGGTTGA
- a CDS encoding DUF86 domain-containing protein gives MQLEHAKYLYDIQYASGLLAEFVQGKTWQDYEANAMLRAAAERQFEIIGEALAQLARRNGALVEGISEYRRIIAFRNLLIHGYAQVDDRLVWDVVQTRLPTLRQQVNALLQPD, from the coding sequence ATGCAGCTTGAGCACGCCAAATACCTGTATGACATTCAATACGCCAGCGGGCTGCTGGCCGAGTTCGTGCAGGGCAAGACGTGGCAGGACTACGAGGCCAACGCCATGCTCCGCGCTGCGGCGGAACGGCAGTTCGAGATCATCGGCGAAGCGTTGGCGCAGTTGGCCAGGCGCAACGGCGCCCTGGTGGAAGGCATCAGTGAATATCGCCGCATCATTGCCTTTCGCAACCTGCTGATCCACGGCTACGCCCAGGTGGATGACAGGCTGGTGTGGGATGTGGTGCAAACCCGTTTGCCCACCCTGCGCCAGCAGGTCAACGCCCTGCTGCAGCCCGATTGA
- a CDS encoding GSU2403 family nucleotidyltransferase fold protein, which translates to MPDNAVRQAIDACTVFEEHARVRREGERFQGGMYWKRQGVYEYLVRTDRNNGQHRIGPRNAETQQVYAEFTERKQAVQERLRSLNDALREAERMNKAVKAGRVPATVIAVLQALHDAGLGAHFIVVGTHALYAYEAAAGVRIVQGALATQDVDLLWDARKRVRFLTDLQKTGVSMLGVLQRADKSFQRKAGQNETAINDRGFEVDFLRRMAQGDDPHPFRFSADEDDLWPVQALRANRLAQAPAFEQIVMGANGKMAYMRTVAPGDFIAFKRWMAAEAPHRPPAKRRRDQRQADIVQALLDEGLLLPESGPV; encoded by the coding sequence TTGCCCGACAACGCTGTGCGTCAGGCCATCGACGCCTGTACCGTGTTCGAGGAGCATGCCCGCGTGCGGCGCGAAGGTGAACGCTTTCAGGGAGGGATGTACTGGAAGCGCCAGGGGGTGTACGAATACCTGGTGCGCACCGACAGAAACAACGGCCAGCACCGCATCGGCCCGCGCAATGCCGAAACGCAACAGGTGTATGCCGAATTCACCGAACGCAAGCAAGCCGTGCAGGAGCGGCTGCGCTCTCTGAACGATGCCTTGCGCGAAGCCGAGCGCATGAACAAGGCCGTCAAGGCAGGCAGGGTGCCGGCGACCGTGATTGCCGTGCTGCAGGCCCTGCACGACGCGGGCCTGGGCGCGCATTTCATCGTGGTCGGTACCCATGCCCTGTACGCCTACGAAGCTGCTGCAGGGGTGCGCATCGTCCAGGGTGCCCTGGCGACGCAGGATGTGGATTTGCTATGGGACGCACGCAAGCGGGTGCGTTTTCTGACCGACCTGCAAAAAACCGGGGTGTCCATGCTGGGCGTGCTGCAGCGCGCGGACAAGAGCTTTCAGCGCAAGGCAGGGCAGAACGAGACGGCCATCAACGACAGGGGCTTCGAGGTGGACTTTCTGCGCCGCATGGCACAGGGCGATGATCCCCACCCTTTCCGGTTCTCTGCCGACGAGGATGATCTATGGCCCGTGCAAGCCCTGCGAGCCAACCGCCTGGCCCAGGCACCGGCATTCGAGCAGATCGTCATGGGCGCCAATGGAAAAATGGCCTATATGCGGACTGTGGCGCCGGGCGATTTCATCGCCTTCAAGCGCTGGATGGCCGCCGAGGCGCCGCACCGCCCGCCCGCCAAGCGCCGCCGCGACCAGCGCCAGGCCGACATCGTGCAGGCCTTGCTCGATGAAGGGCTGTTGTTGCCAGAATCAGGCCCTGTGTGA
- the cas6f gene encoding type I-F CRISPR-associated endoribonuclease Cas6/Csy4: MTTHYIDICLLPDPEFSQAHLMGALVAKLHRALVQRASGSIGVSFPEHVDAPRQQRSLGKVLRLHGTALALQALMAQPWLQGMSDHVRLSPAADAPPDAPHRLVVRRQFKTSAERLRRRRMQRKGETAAQAAAVIPDSVQRRPDLPYVQLRSASTGHPFCLFLEHKPLLASPVTGEFNAYGLGPLASIPWF; the protein is encoded by the coding sequence ATGACTACGCACTACATTGACATCTGTCTGCTGCCAGACCCCGAGTTCAGTCAGGCACACCTGATGGGAGCTTTGGTGGCCAAGCTGCACCGCGCACTGGTACAGCGTGCCAGCGGCAGCATCGGGGTGAGCTTTCCGGAGCATGTGGATGCACCCCGGCAACAGCGCTCGTTGGGCAAGGTATTGCGTCTGCACGGTACAGCCTTGGCGCTGCAGGCCCTGATGGCACAGCCGTGGCTACAGGGCATGAGTGACCATGTGCGGCTGTCGCCTGCAGCAGATGCACCGCCGGATGCACCACACCGGCTGGTGGTACGCCGCCAGTTCAAGACCAGTGCCGAACGCTTGCGCCGCCGTCGCATGCAGCGCAAGGGTGAGACTGCCGCCCAGGCTGCTGCCGTCATCCCCGACAGCGTGCAGCGCAGACCAGATTTGCCATACGTCCAACTGCGAAGTGCCAGCACGGGTCATCCGTTCTGTCTGTTCCTGGAGCACAAGCCATTGCTTGCCAGCCCTGTGACTGGAGAGTTCAATGCTTATGGATTGGGGCCTCTGGCGAGCATCCCCTGGTTCTGA
- a CDS encoding DUF4194 domain-containing protein, translated as MKAGLLEQAAKPQLFRQIASNTARVDALLEPLDLQVRVDDLRGLAYVAVAPGWQADDAQEDEWTHPLVRRQRLTLEQSLLLAVLRREFLQREQEGGLGVAVRLGLDGLLAQLEIYLGATGSDMQDRKRLLELLDKLRAHGVVSEVDAQDQLTIRPMIVHLANPENLQALLVHLRELGQAGASRAS; from the coding sequence TTGAAAGCGGGCCTGCTGGAGCAGGCCGCCAAGCCGCAGCTGTTTCGCCAGATTGCCAGCAACACGGCGCGTGTCGATGCGCTGCTGGAGCCGCTGGATCTGCAGGTGCGCGTGGACGACCTGCGCGGCCTGGCCTATGTGGCCGTGGCGCCCGGCTGGCAGGCCGACGATGCCCAGGAGGACGAGTGGACGCACCCGCTGGTGCGCCGCCAGCGCCTGACGTTGGAGCAGTCGCTGCTGCTGGCCGTGCTGCGCCGCGAATTCCTGCAGCGCGAGCAGGAGGGCGGCCTGGGCGTGGCGGTGCGGCTGGGCCTGGACGGCCTGCTGGCCCAGCTGGAGATCTACCTGGGCGCCACCGGCAGCGACATGCAAGACCGCAAGCGCCTGCTGGAGCTGCTGGACAAGCTGCGCGCGCATGGCGTGGTATCCGAGGTGGATGCCCAGGATCAGCTCACCATCCGCCCCATGATCGTGCATCTGGCAAACCCGGAGAACCTGCAGGCGCTGCTGGTGCATTTGCGGGAGCTGGGGCAGGCGGGAGCATCCAGAGCATCATGA
- a CDS encoding GNAT family N-acetyltransferase: MSQRYTAIRKLAASDRTEGFDCGQPALNQFLQRYALVNQKAHNAQTYVCCQQDVVVGFYSLSVGSVQPQVAPQRVMQGMARHPVPVMLLARLAIDLAHQRQGLGRALLRDALLRTAQAADIAGIRYLLVHAKDGAARRWYEGWEFEPSPTDSYHHLFLLLKDFKALVA; this comes from the coding sequence TTGAGCCAGCGCTACACGGCCATCCGCAAGCTGGCTGCCAGCGACCGGACTGAAGGCTTTGACTGCGGCCAGCCGGCGTTGAACCAGTTTCTGCAACGCTACGCGCTGGTCAACCAGAAAGCCCACAACGCCCAGACCTACGTCTGCTGCCAGCAGGACGTGGTGGTCGGCTTCTACAGCCTGAGCGTTGGCAGCGTACAGCCGCAGGTGGCACCACAGCGGGTCATGCAAGGCATGGCGCGCCACCCGGTGCCGGTGATGTTGTTGGCGCGGCTGGCCATCGACCTTGCGCATCAACGCCAGGGCCTGGGACGGGCGCTGCTCAGGGACGCCCTGCTGCGCACGGCGCAGGCGGCCGACATTGCCGGCATCCGCTACCTGCTGGTACACGCCAAGGACGGAGCCGCCCGGCGCTGGTACGAGGGCTGGGAGTTCGAGCCCAGTCCGACAGACTCCTACCATCATCTGTTCCTGCTGCTCAAGGATTTCAAGGCGCTGGTGGCCTGA
- a CDS encoding ISAs1 family transposase yields the protein MSLLQLLQQIPDPRVQRTRRHELIDLLAIALCATVAGADNWIETVEFAQAHQAWLQRFLRLPCGIASHDTFARVFRRLDPHALEQVLQQWLKGMSASASGHVAIDGKSVRSAHRKGKGAHHSLHLVSAWASEQRLLLGQRKVDGKSNEITAIPELLKLLDIGGCTITIDAMGCQKAIAKQIADQGAHYVLSLKGNQRHMFNVCKKHFESAEADRGQQTFSDSDKGHGRIETRKYQVSALPPALQRAAQHWPQLQSVVRVVRTRQLPGQERVGEQTSYYLSSLSAHTSAQQMAQYIRGHWSVENQLHWSLDVGMGDDSGLSQKDHAAHNQALLRRIAQQMLQADTSVKAGLKAKRKRAGWDLTYLERVMELCI from the coding sequence TTGAGCCTGCTGCAACTGCTCCAACAAATTCCCGATCCCCGTGTGCAGCGCACCCGCCGCCATGAGCTCATCGACTTGCTGGCTATCGCCCTGTGCGCTACTGTCGCCGGAGCAGACAACTGGATCGAGACGGTGGAGTTTGCCCAGGCCCACCAGGCCTGGCTGCAACGCTTTTTGCGCCTGCCCTGCGGCATTGCCTCGCACGACACCTTCGCGCGGGTCTTTCGCCGCCTGGATCCACATGCACTCGAACAGGTCTTGCAGCAATGGCTCAAGGGTATGTCTGCGAGCGCCTCGGGCCATGTGGCCATCGATGGCAAGAGCGTGCGCAGCGCCCACCGCAAGGGCAAGGGTGCGCACCACAGTTTGCATTTGGTCAGCGCCTGGGCATCTGAGCAGCGCTTGCTGCTGGGCCAGCGCAAGGTCGATGGCAAGAGCAACGAGATCACGGCCATTCCTGAGTTGCTCAAGTTGTTGGACATTGGTGGGTGCACCATCACCATCGATGCCATGGGCTGCCAAAAAGCCATTGCCAAGCAAATCGCCGACCAAGGTGCCCACTACGTGCTCAGCCTCAAGGGCAATCAGCGGCACATGTTCAACGTGTGCAAGAAACACTTTGAAAGCGCTGAAGCTGACAGGGGCCAGCAAACGTTCAGTGACTCAGACAAAGGCCACGGGCGCATCGAGACGCGCAAGTACCAGGTGTCGGCACTGCCGCCGGCGCTGCAGCGTGCGGCCCAGCACTGGCCCCAGCTGCAAAGCGTGGTGCGCGTGGTGCGCACGCGCCAACTGCCAGGCCAAGAGCGAGTCGGCGAACAAACCAGCTACTACCTCAGCAGCCTGAGCGCACACACCAGCGCCCAGCAAATGGCGCAATACATCCGGGGGCACTGGAGCGTGGAAAACCAGCTGCACTGGAGCCTGGATGTGGGCATGGGCGACGACAGCGGTCTGAGCCAGAAAGACCACGCTGCGCACAACCAAGCGCTGCTCAGGCGCATAGCCCAGCAGATGCTGCAAGCCGACACCAGCGTGAAGGCCGGACTCAAGGCCAAGCGCAAACGCGCGGGCTGGGACTTGACCTACTTGGAGCGGGTCATGGAGCTATGCATTTAG
- the csy3 gene encoding type I-F CRISPR-associated protein Csy3, with protein sequence MSDKLTTASVLAFERKLDPSDAVLYAGRWEDRAQSHSWQPLSVQTKSVRGTISNRLKAKDQDPVKLDAAIENPNLQTVDIAALPAQADTLKVQFTLRVLGGTGTPSACNSAPYRAKLLATVQGYVQQHGFAELARRYAANLANGRFLWRNRLGAESVAVTVEQMQGGGSVKTWDFDALSLDTRTLLAINNEAKGLEELGQVIAGGLAGSGHVLLRVTAFVRQGAGQEVFPSQELILDKGAAGKSKTLYQVGGAAAIHSQKIGNALRTIDTWYEGAESLGPIAVEPYGSVTTQGRAYRQPKQKMDFYTLLDNWLLKDQAPPVEQQHFVMAVLIRGVCLVMPVEQGRSNDYALH encoded by the coding sequence ATGAGCGACAAACTTACCACTGCCTCTGTATTGGCTTTCGAGCGCAAGCTCGACCCCTCAGATGCCGTGCTTTATGCGGGCCGCTGGGAAGACCGTGCCCAATCGCACAGTTGGCAGCCTCTCAGCGTCCAGACGAAATCCGTGCGCGGCACTATCAGCAACCGACTCAAAGCCAAGGATCAGGATCCAGTCAAGTTGGACGCAGCCATCGAAAATCCCAACTTGCAAACAGTCGATATCGCCGCATTGCCTGCGCAAGCGGATACCCTCAAAGTGCAGTTCACCCTTCGTGTGCTTGGCGGCACAGGTACGCCATCGGCCTGTAACAGCGCTCCATATCGAGCCAAACTGCTGGCCACTGTGCAGGGCTATGTGCAGCAGCATGGCTTCGCCGAGCTTGCCCGCCGCTATGCCGCCAACTTGGCCAATGGCCGCTTTTTGTGGCGTAACCGCCTGGGCGCCGAAAGCGTGGCCGTGACGGTTGAGCAGATGCAGGGTGGCGGTTCTGTAAAAACGTGGGATTTTGATGCCCTATCCCTTGATACACGTACGCTGCTAGCTATCAATAACGAAGCAAAAGGCTTGGAGGAGCTAGGTCAGGTCATCGCTGGTGGATTGGCAGGATCGGGCCATGTGTTGCTGCGAGTCACTGCTTTTGTGCGCCAAGGAGCGGGCCAAGAAGTCTTCCCCTCGCAGGAGCTCATTCTTGACAAGGGGGCAGCCGGCAAGAGCAAGACGCTCTACCAGGTGGGCGGCGCCGCAGCCATCCATTCGCAAAAGATCGGCAATGCGCTACGCACCATCGACACCTGGTACGAGGGAGCCGAATCATTGGGGCCGATCGCCGTGGAGCCCTACGGTTCTGTCACGACCCAGGGCCGAGCCTACCGCCAGCCCAAGCAGAAAATGGACTTCTACACCTTGCTGGATAACTGGTTGCTCAAGGATCAGGCGCCACCCGTGGAACAGCAGCATTTCGTGATGGCTGTGCTCATTCGGGGGGTGTGTTTGGTGATGCCAGTTGAGCAAGGACGCAGCAATGACTACGCACTACATTGA
- a CDS encoding DUF3375 domain-containing protein, with the protein MTSLNQQRTQKYLLARRQHPAWLLLASRRAPLMLSCLEALLEHQPGGVPFDAAVQALADMLAAHANDSDFEIDPTDTAAQARRELREWIRRALITEREGRIFETDALKTALRFVAQLDSRMMTSTASRLATVQREIDNLATALDPDPERRAAHLERRLAELRQQIDDVRAGRVQPLAPAQVIEGIREVYTLASSLRADFRRVEDSWREADRALRQAILSAQQHRGAVIDQLLGGHAALLHTQEGRVFESFQQQLDDRAELADMRAHIRAIDQHLLAGQALDDLQRSELRLLVPQLIKEAKLVQDVRARSEREVAQFMKTGQAAENQRVGQLLGDILSQALAIDWSRQATRRSPAPLLPLSISLANLPLIERLRAKSLDGESAAELLLTHQYAQLADMDAEFWQAFEGLDTEALRRDTLALLEARGRPLSLAELARALPPGEHDLETLAQWLAWAGEGGGDVQGLEVEQVELEGADGRAWRFVVPRVEVAVEGLQARPG; encoded by the coding sequence ATGACCAGTCTGAACCAGCAGCGCACGCAAAAATACCTCCTCGCCCGCCGCCAGCACCCGGCCTGGCTGCTGCTGGCCTCGCGCCGCGCGCCGCTCATGCTCAGTTGCCTGGAGGCGCTGCTGGAGCACCAGCCCGGTGGCGTGCCGTTCGATGCGGCGGTGCAGGCGCTGGCCGACATGCTGGCCGCGCACGCCAACGACAGCGACTTCGAGATCGACCCGACCGACACCGCCGCCCAGGCCCGGCGCGAACTGCGTGAGTGGATCCGCCGCGCCCTCATCACCGAGCGCGAAGGTCGCATCTTCGAGACCGACGCGCTCAAGACCGCGCTGCGCTTCGTGGCCCAGCTCGACAGCCGCATGATGACCTCCACCGCCTCGCGCCTGGCGACGGTGCAGCGCGAGATCGACAACCTGGCCACTGCGCTCGACCCCGACCCCGAGCGCCGCGCCGCGCACCTGGAGCGGCGCCTGGCCGAGCTGCGCCAGCAAATCGACGACGTGCGCGCCGGGCGCGTGCAGCCGCTGGCACCGGCGCAAGTCATCGAAGGCATACGCGAGGTCTATACCCTGGCCAGCAGCCTGCGGGCGGACTTTCGCCGCGTGGAGGACTCCTGGCGCGAGGCCGACCGCGCGCTGCGCCAGGCCATCCTGAGCGCGCAGCAGCATCGCGGCGCCGTGATCGACCAGCTGCTGGGTGGCCACGCCGCGCTCTTGCACACGCAGGAGGGCCGGGTGTTCGAGAGCTTCCAGCAGCAGCTCGACGACCGGGCCGAGCTGGCCGACATGCGCGCGCACATCCGCGCCATCGACCAGCACCTGCTGGCCGGGCAGGCGCTGGACGATTTGCAGCGCAGCGAACTGCGCCTGCTGGTGCCCCAGCTCATCAAGGAAGCCAAGCTGGTGCAGGACGTGCGCGCGCGCAGCGAGCGCGAGGTGGCGCAGTTCATGAAGACCGGCCAGGCGGCGGAGAACCAGCGCGTCGGCCAATTGCTGGGCGACATCCTGAGCCAGGCCCTGGCCATCGACTGGAGCCGCCAGGCCACGCGCCGCAGCCCGGCGCCGCTGCTGCCGCTGTCGATCTCGCTGGCCAACCTGCCGCTGATCGAGCGCCTGCGCGCCAAGTCGCTCGATGGCGAGAGCGCCGCCGAACTGCTGCTGACCCACCAATACGCGCAACTGGCCGACATGGACGCCGAGTTCTGGCAGGCCTTCGAGGGGCTGGATACTGAGGCGCTGCGCCGGGACACGCTGGCGCTGCTGGAAGCGCGCGGCCGACCTTTGAGCCTGGCCGAACTGGCCCGCGCCCTGCCGCCGGGCGAGCACGATCTGGAGACGCTGGCGCAGTGGCTGGCCTGGGCGGGTGAGGGCGGGGGCGACGTGCAGGGGCTGGAGGTCGAGCAGGTCGAGCTTGAGGGCGCGGATGGGCGAGCGTGGCGGTTTGTGGTGCCGAGGGTGGAGGTGGCGGTGGAAGGGCTGCAGGCAAGACCGGGCTGA
- a CDS encoding nucleotidyltransferase family protein, giving the protein MAADLQALKPELSALCRRYRVRRLDVFGSAATGTAHAGSDIDLLVEFEPMKEGYADAYFGLLSALQSLLHKPVDLVVDSAIRNPYFRQSVEASRAPLYAA; this is encoded by the coding sequence ATGGCCGCTGACCTGCAAGCCCTCAAGCCCGAACTGTCTGCCCTGTGCCGCCGCTACCGCGTACGGCGCCTGGATGTGTTCGGCTCTGCGGCAACCGGCACCGCGCACGCCGGCAGCGATATCGACCTGCTGGTGGAGTTCGAGCCCATGAAAGAAGGCTATGCCGACGCCTACTTCGGCCTGCTGAGCGCCCTGCAATCCCTGTTGCACAAGCCCGTCGATCTGGTGGTGGACAGTGCCATTCGCAACCCCTATTTCCGCCAATCCGTCGAAGCCAGCCGCGCGCCCCTGTATGCAGCTTGA
- the csy2 gene encoding type I-F CRISPR-associated protein Csy2 translates to MSQAILVLPHLHIQNANAIGSPLTHGFPSITAFTGLMWALERKLTQAGVPLQLQGVGVICHDHQEQVTRGYVRSFNLTRNPVGKDGNTAAIVEEGRMHLQLTLVLAVAEKRARDAPAALVPGNETQLAEWAHRAGDVLAAMRVAGGSVLPPRPMPGRRVRPWLAIVAQDPQAAASQFQRWRRQWLPGFALVGRDDVLAHRLQHLRASRPEATLLDAWLHAARFNYQPMTDEAGQPPPDGKVLWEDPLRPKGSGWVVPISVGYAALETSAHAAGQVRNARDTALPLRFVESVYSFGQWISPHRLHSLEHLLWRPETDATLGLYRCRSGYPAPVADEAVTPENWLSLADDDDDIYHYT, encoded by the coding sequence ATGAGCCAGGCCATTCTCGTGCTGCCGCATCTGCACATCCAGAACGCCAATGCCATCGGCAGCCCGCTCACGCACGGCTTTCCATCGATCACCGCCTTCACGGGACTGATGTGGGCGCTGGAGCGCAAGCTCACGCAGGCAGGTGTGCCGCTGCAATTGCAGGGCGTGGGTGTGATCTGCCATGACCATCAAGAGCAGGTGACCCGGGGGTATGTGCGTAGCTTCAACCTCACGCGCAATCCAGTTGGCAAGGACGGCAACACCGCCGCCATCGTCGAAGAAGGCCGTATGCACCTGCAGCTGACACTGGTGCTGGCCGTGGCTGAAAAGCGTGCTCGCGATGCACCGGCTGCATTGGTGCCCGGCAATGAGACTCAACTGGCCGAGTGGGCCCACCGCGCCGGCGATGTACTGGCTGCCATGCGGGTAGCCGGTGGCAGTGTGCTGCCACCTCGCCCCATGCCGGGGCGGCGCGTACGCCCATGGCTGGCCATCGTCGCGCAAGACCCACAGGCCGCTGCCAGCCAGTTCCAGCGCTGGCGCCGGCAGTGGCTGCCGGGCTTTGCCTTGGTCGGACGCGATGACGTGCTGGCCCACCGTCTGCAACACCTGCGCGCCAGTCGCCCCGAGGCCACGCTGCTGGACGCCTGGCTGCATGCCGCGCGCTTCAACTACCAGCCCATGACCGACGAGGCGGGCCAGCCACCACCCGACGGCAAAGTGCTGTGGGAAGACCCGCTGCGTCCCAAGGGCAGCGGTTGGGTGGTGCCCATTTCTGTCGGCTATGCGGCGCTGGAGACTTCAGCCCACGCGGCAGGCCAAGTCCGCAACGCCCGTGATACAGCGCTGCCGCTGCGCTTTGTGGAGTCGGTCTATTCATTCGGCCAATGGATCAGCCCACATCGGCTGCATAGCCTGGAGCATTTGCTGTGGCGCCCTGAAACCGACGCAACGCTTGGCCTGTACCGCTGCCGCAGCGGCTACCCGGCACCGGTGGCGGATGAGGCAGTCACTCCGGAAAATTGGTTGTCCCTTGCGGATGACGATGACGATATCTACCACTACACCTGA